ATGATTGAAGTTCCTACAACCTGTTGATGGGTTGAAGTTTGAACAGATTTGAAGCCAATCCAAATggataaatgaaaacaaaactCATAAAAAATACACCCATATTTGAGGTTGAAAGTAGTACTACAACATAAATTCCAgttttattatatgttactcTGATTCTTTATCTTTTTTCATATCCGTGTCCAACTCATTTCTAAACATGAATATAAACATGACTCTCTGATAGAGATGTAAATGAGACATCTGTGCTCACGAGTTATACTTGAGTTCTGACTTGAACAATAAACTCAAATCCAACTAGGCCAAACTTGAGAAGCTGAAGCTATTGAgctaatcaaattcaaatattgcAATACTCTCAACTCTAGTAATTCATAAATCTTGTTAGAAACAGCTAAATACTGACCTCTGCAAAGTGCTTCTCTGGGGAATCAATGCACAAAATAACCATTCTCACAAGTGATTCCAAATCACCCTTCCCAGATTTCTCGATGTCCtgcaaaagaaagggaaaaaaaaatcaaagaattacATCCGAGACTGTGATAAACGCGAACTCTAAATGCATACACAACCGcaatttaaatccttaatgtttataatagATGAAACCAGTACCTTATCAATAGGATTTCCATGTTTTTTCTTGTAGCATGCAAATGTAGTCCTGAGTTGATAGAAGTTTCTTGTGGAAAGTATAAAAACTACATCATCATGGGCCAAATCCTTGGTTTTGATAGCCTCATGTAACCTATCTGCCTCTAAGTTTGCCACATCATTGTCCACCACTTCCTTGTCATATCTGTAGGATGTCACTAGGCCCACCAAAATCTGTTTCACCAAAATTAACATGTCAACTAGTTGCTTTGCAAAACTGTTCTGACCTATGTTACTTGGGACTCAAGTGTGAGTATCGTGCTCATGCATGTGGAATGTCTTTGGAGAGTCATATTTCCATACCAACACgagtattttaattaaaaatgacgaGCCAGAACAACATAGGCTGTGACTCTTCATTTTCCTACAAGGACCAGTATCTAACACttatattattcacatattcaGACAAGGATATGACCTTCCAGAAAAACTTAAAGTATATTACTCATATCCGACACAGGTACCATAGTCTAGATAACAGAAGATTGCAAACTCCCAAAACCTACTATACATGAAGGTGAGATCAGTTAAGTATGGACTGGTTCTGATTTACCTTTCTGAGAGGCGGAGGTAGTGAAGCTACGATGTCTTCTTCGACTGAATGATCGAAGAGAGTGCAATAAGCCTGCCTTACTGCCACAACATGCTGAGGAGACGACGCACATGACATCTCAACAATGATCTCGAGATGCTTGATACCCTTCTTCTTTGACTTCAATGCTTCATTTGCCAGTCTAGCATCTCTCTCGGATGGATCATATGTCCAAAGAATGACTGCTTTCTGTTGAACAtcacaaacttttttttttcaaagtatGGACCATAGGGATTCACATGGATTGAACATTAATTTTCAGAAATGAAATGCTTCATTAAAACCTACTGTGCTCTGGCCCCGTATCGCACAGATATTTGAGCATGGATATGAGGCTATAACATTCCATGGACCCtctaaatacataaaattacaCACCCCATATCCGACACTCATTTCTAAATCCAAGTAACATAGCATAAAACCATGGGAAAAGTTCAACAAGTTCTAAGACTAACTGCAGAACTAAAAACAAGACTTATCCCATATCGTATTTTTTTATGAAGCACCCTAATAAgatgttttaattgaaaagttcaGCAAATACCCATGGGACTTGGGAGTACATATTCGTATCTGGCACTAACACCCGAATCTCCTATTAACATATGATTACAAGCTTCTGAATTTTAAGGGTTTgctacaaaaaaattaacaaacaatCATTGAAAGTTTGATAGGAATTTCACATTGATCTTAATTAAATCAACTAAACAACTATGTTGTAATTCAGAATAAGGAATCGGTcaagataaattttttttttaaaaaaaaaagggaagaaagaaCAGAAGAGAACATACTCCAAAATCACCAGAAAGTTCAGACTTAAGAGCATCAATGAGAGTTTCATTGTAAAGCTGGTGATAAGTTTCTCTAATCTTCTTCCTTTGATTTGCATCCCTGTGTCCCAATATCTCAATTATCCCATCCTCATCTGTTCCGAACCCTAAACAATTtctcaacaacaacaacatcaAAACAACGATTTCAGATTCTCaagaaacaaaagggaaaaaaggaaAACCTTGAAAAGCTTTCTTGAGTTTGTGAGAGTCATCTTCAGGAGAAGGAATGACATCAAGTACTTTAAGTGAACCCATTCCTCCAATCTTAAAACTAGATTCAGGGTTATGTGTTTTTGGTTTACTCGTGAAAAGTTTCTTAAAACTCTTCATTATTGTTCTTCACTCAGTCAGTTACTTCAGTTTCGGTTGTGTATTTTCCTCCTAATAGTTAGCTGAATATCAGGACCCGTAATCTTTATATTTCTTATACTTTGATACCCTTTTTTGCAATATTATAACAATTTGagtgtaaattaaaatttatttggttatCACTTATCACAATACCTtcatgaaaaggaaagaaaaaaaaggctaaaagaCCCTCGGGTTTTGACATATTTGTGGAAACGTACATGAAGTTTTGCAATTTATGTTTAGTACCATTAAAGTTTGAAACTTTCCTTATCTTTGACTGCAATAATTCAGTAACATATCAGTCAATTATCCACTTTTAGAGGAGAAAGATAACAACTtcagaaaaattattattttttattatcatggGTGTTATCagagagaaattaaaaaaattcacacgACTTGCATTCGTTTCCATTTAGATTGTCAAGTGAAGGTAATGATTTGGATTTGTGATGTTACCAACCACAATAATTTACTCAAAATGTGTTTCTCGTGTGGATGGTAGGTAGGAACAGCATCATGATCTTTCCACTGTTGAATTCAAATGGATAAGCTTTCATTTgaaaacaagaaacaaaaatatcatttttattttttatcatattattattttggtgtcgtattattcatatataaaattatggcAGGGAATGTAAGAGAAGAGTGGTGAAGGATCCAAAGCATAAATGAAAATGAGGTACATACAACCCAAAAGAGAAGAAactacaaaaagaaaaagagcagTTTAAAACCAGTGGGTTGCATAAGAGGACTCAGTTATGAAATATTGGTGAATTTTTCCAATTTGGAAAGATCATacaattaaacatgttaaaaattatttttcagtcaattaaaatgaaatgaaatgtcattttaaatctaacaatagcttttgcttcttctttttaaacCAAACTGAACAATAATGCACAGCTTTTATCtctttccaatttaatttttattaaaaattaaagaaaaagaaagatgcttgaatttttttgcATTAAACTAGAGAAAGGTATTACCTTTATATAgagaattaaaacttaagaatTCCAAAATGCAAGTCCAGGGAAGcaatatagtttttatatttacttttaatttttttatgtaattttatttatatctaaattCGTGCCAACACAAATATCTATTCCTTCAAAaagaattcataaaaaataggcataggttaatatatatatatgtctgtttattaatttaagatttttttagaaaagtcttatatttaatatttaatatgttattttatttaattaaaaaataatcatacatCACTTTAATCAATGCAGCTGATTAGCATTTcctaaataaaaggaaaatggtTGGGAAGTGGAAGATGGTTGTGACGTGTGGTGGGTAAATTATGCACAAGTATCACATGCTCTTGCTTTTCCCTGACAACAGAAACAACCAAACATGAAAGATGAATGTGTTTCAAATTAAGTGATACAATCCAAAGGTGGTGGGGATATTAAATATGAATgtcttaaattatattatatttttaagaagaaaatatcATTCGAATTTTAGAGATGATATTGAAAATAAttgttacaaatttaaaatatcaattgtaAAATAAGTACAAGCTGTCAATGTTTCATTGCTCCTTCATGGGACCCTAGCTTTAATACTACTCAATAAGGTGTTTGgtataaggaaaaaaactgtttaaaaatataaggaaaaataTATTGTAAGAAGATCAAATGTCTAACCAGacattaaagtaaatatatatatatatatatatattaatagattatttgtaatgatgattatataaactaataaatatttttatgaaattaattttgaaaatttatatgaatttaatgtttaatttttcttaaaaaatatttcatgctaacaatttaatgtttaataattttatcaaacgtctaaacaaatattaataattttgttgtttgtaaaaaaacaaaaaaagtattttttttaggttttctttgGATGGTTAGTAGGCATTAAGGAGGTTTGTTTGAACCCTTTTTCCAATCAACCGCACAACAATATGACGTCTGGATTGTGTTTCAGCAACTGGagctaaaattttggttaagtgtATCACAAGTATTCGCACCATATCATTAAGTTTATTCTACTTTTTCtgctattaaaaaaatattttaatctttatacatttaaaaggttaacattttaatctttcgattttattttattttattttattacttttacataattgttgtgtttaaactatttatagttTGGTCCACATCGACCATCATTAAGTCATGTCATCCCATTAACAATAAAGTTTATGTGTAGGGAATAAAATGTATCttttaaacatacaaatattcttttaaaagtaaagagactaaaCTGTACttttaatatgatataatgacttgtaataaactttaacctaaaattttcagatGAAATGGGTGGATTATAGCAAAATGGATAAGGTTATTTCTTTTTATCCTTCAAAGCTAGaataatatccttttaaaatttgggGAGGAATGTACTAGCATAGtgtaaaaattatagttttacaCACTTCCGTAATTAtttgtatgattaatattttaataattcaactaTTGAATCTATCAATACAATTGTACTTGGCACGCATGAAAAGTTTTGAACGATCCGATATCTCAATCATACCAATCTAAATTActctatataataatataatattcaacggttgaatttttttttacataaaacaaatagtaataaattttaaatttacatcaaatttggCATACATGATTTACATAAATAGATCGTAAAATATAACGGTTGGGTtgctaaaatattaataatataaatagttacaaaaatttgtaaaactacTTCAGTTTTTATACGGTATAATTGCATCcttccctttaaaattttattcaagtaTAGTAAtcttatttgttaaaataatacttagcattattgataaaaattaattaattacaaaaattaccatttcatataataaataatttaaaatgattataaaaattaattaaaatatttaaaaattacaatcttacatatttttaataatttcataaaataaaataatttaaaacttctattatatatcattttaatataattgaccttaataattatttcaattctcaCCTCATCATTACaccatatttgaatttaaacatACAGTCTATTACcgattttaatttcattgatcCGTATTAATCTCactatcatcattatttttaatcttacaTCTCTCCGTccatccaaattaaaataaaaaaaacacattttaaatgttttaaataataaaatgactttGTTTGGTGTgtttttttaatccaaatcaACTTATCAAactataaacaataataaaataataattttaaaatcaaacttttaaaattgattttcaacccaaattaaaaaaaaattgtaaataaaattttcaagagtCAAGTCCGgctactttatttttattcttttttcaagTCCTTAAGCTTTATTCATATTTATGGCTCGTTTTATCatctcaaaataatataatattaaaaagttaatataaatatttatatgtaaattaagtataatttattttttattaaataaaaattcaagatagATAGTGTATTTCTATTTAtccttttgaaagaaaaagaaaaatatttgtatttattattggtGGAAAAAGATCATAAGGTAAGACCAGCAAACATATTAAGTTGGACATAAAAAGTTGACTTCATAGATGTTGCTTAATAGATGAAAAATCTTATATCATAccattatcttttctttttcttctttataaaaatgtcattttcaaTTAATAGGTTATATTATCATCATATACAGTCAACCACGTGATGTTCTACATTTTGCTTTTAAACATAAAAGATGACCACCCTAAAATGTGACATTTCTCTGTTCAAACTGAAGATCAAAATTTCTTGGTTATGTTTAACAACATCAccttattaattatttctgatggtatgattaaaattaataattcatcgctttattaatatattttcacgattattatttttatacaattattttatggttttagatcgaaaaataatatatacttaaCCATCTTTATCTCATATCTTTCTAACTATTacaatgataattatatttcaatgggccaaattacaataattacaataataatggttaaaatcaatttaacaaGTTGTCGGGTGATGTACATGAAGAGTAATTTTGGGTGGAGGAACATTTGTATGAAGAGCATTACAAACTTGTAGTTTATGTATTTATACAGTAATTTATGTCAGGTTACataaatatggcaaaattaTAAAAGGAATACTAAATGAGACGTGGCTGTTACAATATGTTcacatttattaattattggTCTTTACCGTTTAAGAATTGAAGCGTTACCTAAACcatcattttgtttttcttaaattatggTCATTATTATTGTAGttgtagttttatttattttcagttttttctttttcttttctaaaatacCAGAATGACAATAATAACCTTCcaatttgatataaatatatttatcctcttttgaaatattagtcatcataaaattcaaattttcctCCATTAATGGCTCTTCCTGTCGATGTCGAAGCTCTTGATAAAGCCTTCTCAGGTTAACTTATTTTCTGTCTCCACCTCTAATTCCCATCGTCTGATTCAGTATTCTTCtttaatctgtttttttttttcacttaataAGTTCTTAAAGTGTTTCTCTTTTGATTCTTGGTGTTGTTTTCAGATTGTGATTTGTgaatttggtgaaattttccttttaaatgtGTGAATTTTCATGTAGTTTTCCATTTCTGGCCAGGGGAAAATGTTAGCCATTGCAGTATTTTCGATAGGTTTTTCtgataaaacttgaattttttttttcccgACGAAGTTTCTCGTTAGTAAAAAGCTTAACAGAGAAGTATTTCTTTATCAATTTGTTGATcctgttttctttttatcttatATATCAGAGCTTGGTGCTTGTGGAATatattcaaaaaagaaattaatatatttacatgattatacttattttatatttaaatatgtatcagatttggaaaaaaattcaaaaagcaGCCCGAAGGAAAATTGACTAACATTGTATGcaatttcaattcttttcaaatattcatatacatTATTGTATcttaagtttctttagtttatCTAACTTCAATATAAGCTAAGACAATGACTTGCAtaaggttttaattttattggcaTTTTATTCAGAGCTTGAATTTTCCCGTGAAATCTATAACTATCTCCTAATGTAATATTTGTGTACTTGTTTTCATATATTGTTGTGTATAtagttaattatatttatattgttgcATATATAGTTAATTAGATTATTAAAGTTAGCTATTTAGTTCTCTTTTTTaagatatagatatataaatgttcaaatattattatttttataaactttattttttttttcaggaaTTGGAGTGGATGAGAAGTCACTAATCTCTATACTGACCAATTCAAACGAACACAAAAGATCCCTAAGGAAGGGAAGTTCCAAGTTGTTCATTGAGGATGAAAATGGATTTGAACGATGGGACCAATCTTCCATTAAAATTCTCAAACACCAATTCAACCGATTTAGGGTTTGTTACACATATACCTTAATATATTTAGCTtcgaaagagaagaaaaagaaactacaaatatttaactttataaTCATATATTATCCGCGGCACTCAaagattaatattatatatgttcaaaCTGTAAAATCTACTTGAATGACCTACAAAGGATTGGAGAGATTCTTGAGATTggtataaatattcaaattcataGACAACTTTGTATCAAAATAGACCAATTTACAAGTCGAGCCAAACGATCTAATTGGTTCTCTAATCAAAATTCAGGTCTACATAGGACtcattgaaaaaattgaaataatataattctTTCCTAGCTGTTGTTTTATATTTGGAAAGCTAGAATTATAATGCTGAAAACCATGTACTGATAAGATTTTTGTGGTTTATGTTTTACTCTGTGTTGGGCGGTTGTTAGGATGCTGTGGTGCTTTCACTCCTACACCCATGGGAAAGAGATGCTCGTTTGATTGAAAAAGCAATAAGAAAGGGCCCAAAACACTATAACGTGATAGTGGAGATGGCATGTACAAGATCATCAGATCAATTATTGGGTGCTAGGAAGGCTTACCATTCCCTCTTTCATCACTCCATTGAGGAACATCTTACCCACATTAAAGGTCGTGAGCGTAAGGTAATTTCCTTAATCTTTATTGGCATTCAGCACATACTTGAGGATTGCTAATTGGGTCTTGCTCGACCAACCCAATCtgataaaaatatacttttggACCATCAATAGCGAAAAATCTCATTCTTACTTTTTTTAATCTGCTTGGAACAGCTGTTGGTGGCACTTGTTAGTGCTTACAGATATGAAGGGACAGGTGTAAATGAAGATGTTGCAAAATCAGAAGCTCAAATCCTTTACGAAGCAATCAACAATGGCGATAAAAACAAACTTCTCGACCACGAAGATGCCATCATGATCCTGGCTTCCAGGAGCAAGCAACATCTTCAAGCACTGTACCGACACTACAACCAAAGCTATGACAAGACCCTTGCTCAGGTATACAACTTTGATCTATTCAAGAGCCCGAGGTAGtaatattttccaaatttgagTAAACATAATAAGTATTTATTTGACTCtcatacttttttttgtttgtttaggACCTCGAAGGTGagggaattttaaaagataccGTAGAATGCCTATGTACCCCTCAAACATATTTCACCAGGGTAAGGTCTAAACCAAAGGCTTATTTAGATGTAAATTAGAAGTTTACTAGATAAAGTTATCCAAGGGGAAAAATTACTGATTCCTAAAGATTACTGTATGAAGCAACTGAGTTACGAGTTATGAGTTAGCTAACCTCTTCACTTTTTGTTCAGGTATTGGAAGCAGCTGTGAAGGAGGACGCAGATGAGGAATCAAAAAGAGCACTGACTCGAGTGATTGTTACTCAAAAGGAGCAGCTGGTGAAGGAAGGCTTTGTTCCTAATAAAATTCAAGACATTCTTTTAGGGCTTTACAAGGATTTCATGCTTGCCTCCATTGCAAGTGGAGATATCAAATAAACAAGAAACCCCACtcttaaattattcaataaaattatgaattacCTTGGATTCCCCTATGAATTGATATCGTCCGATAGCTGTTGTTGATTACGACACAAAGTGCCTTGTGCTTGTATAAAGGCTGGATTTTCAAGTATTGTTTATCTCATTTCCTTCACAAGAAACTTAAGCAGTCCGGGAGAGATCATAATTTATGTTTTCCAACATAAATCCTCTGAATTTCCAGTAATATATTAAGTCAGTCtaggatttaaataaatatttaattttaatgcataaaCTGAGATAAAATCGgtaaaagtgattattttaaatttaaaaaaagataatatCATATTTGGTACCTATACTTTCATAAGATATTTAATGTGGCACTTGAACTAccaatatgtgttttattatggtACTTGTACTTTCGTAAATGTCCAATATGGGACTTGATCTATCGgtatgtgttttattatggttgtagaagcccaaatttgcccaGGACCTACCAGCAAAATAACACCAACCCGCAagcccaattacaacccaaacccGAGGCCCAAATTCGGAGCCCAATTTCCCAAAAAAACCCcagctagggtttcagaaaaatGAAACCCTAGCCAAGCCTAGCGCCGCACCCATCCCTCTACCGTTTGCCTTGTCCCATCGCCACCCACCGTGCCTAGCTTCATCAACACCGCAAAAAGCAGAGCGATCGCAAAAAGCAAAGaacaaataatagaaatatagaaatagatgagatataaaagcaaaaaatatgATCTTtgtaacaacaacaacaactgaaataaaaaacaaaaaaggttgactccattttctttctctgttcttgcattcttcttattttattttatttttatttattatttttactcatttgtaacgaaaataaaaaagggagacGAGGAGAAGAGGCCTTACCTGCGCCGTGCCGGACGGAGAGGAGACGAACGGTCTCCCTTCGTTTTTCTCGGGTACGGTGCTCATCTCATGGGATTCGGCCTCGAATCCATGTCCGAGAGACGACCGGTTCCAAAGGGGAccaaaaatggcccatttttgTGCCTCCAACCACCGTGTGCGGTGGCCAACGGACGTCGGCCCGATGACCGGAGGCGGTCGGATTTGAGGATTTGAGAGAGAGCCCCAAAGCtctctgattttttttatttttttaaaagaaggatctgaatctgttttttttaaggtttttttgtatttatactaAATGCTAAACAGCGCCGTTTTGAAACCCCGACCatgcggtgacccgacccggggaggatccgcTTTTTTAAAAGGGGATAATTTCGCGTCTAGCCTCCGACTGCAGCAGCGCTCAATTCGGCCCATCTTCActatcttcttttatttttattttagcccgtaatttcatt
This sequence is a window from Gossypium raimondii isolate GPD5lz chromosome 5, ASM2569854v1, whole genome shotgun sequence. Protein-coding genes within it:
- the LOC105770475 gene encoding annexin D3, whose amino-acid sequence is MKSFKKLFTSKPKTHNPESSFKIGGMGSLKVLDVIPSPEDDSHKLKKAFQGFGTDEDGIIEILGHRDANQRKKIRETYHQLYNETLIDALKSELSGDFGKAVILWTYDPSERDARLANEALKSKKKGIKHLEIIVEMSCASSPQHVVAVRQAYCTLFDHSVEEDIVASLPPPLRKILVGLVTSYRYDKEVVDNDVANLEADRLHEAIKTKDLAHDDVVFILSTRNFYQLRTTFACYKKKHGNPIDKDIEKSGKGDLESLVRMVILCIDSPEKHFAEVVGTSIIGLGTDEDSLTRAIISRAEIDMMKVKSEYLNIYKSSLDDAVTGDTSGDYRNFLVTLLGGKI
- the LOC105770871 gene encoding annexin D4, translated to MALPVDVEALDKAFSGIGVDEKSLISILTNSNEHKRSLRKGSSKLFIEDENGFERWDQSSIKILKHQFNRFRDAVVLSLLHPWERDARLIEKAIRKGPKHYNVIVEMACTRSSDQLLGARKAYHSLFHHSIEEHLTHIKGRERKLLVALVSAYRYEGTGVNEDVAKSEAQILYEAINNGDKNKLLDHEDAIMILASRSKQHLQALYRHYNQSYDKTLAQDLEGEGILKDTVECLCTPQTYFTRVLEAAVKEDADEESKRALTRVIVTQKEQLVKEGFVPNKIQDILLGLYKDFMLASIASGDIK